A genome region from Tolypothrix sp. PCC 7712 includes the following:
- a CDS encoding glycosyltransferase family 2 protein, whose product MNKTEKIQIILPDLKIYQQNLINDQTPFPLKTVPFSTNGLLTELPLPPKGKSGWPWTIETQPIKHPLNSIDFPKISIVTPTYNQGDFIEETIRSVLLQNYPNLEYIIFDGGSTDQTQEILEKYSPWISFCQSKNDRGQGHAINLGFSIASGNYYSWINSDDFYLPNCFEKVSNHFAKTKKDFIYGDSLILYENEKVLKYAQSFLVLERYLRFGGIIPSHAAFWSSSIHQPIWEELNCALDAELWLRLVPKHSIGHLQSPLAVARIQPEAKSFNDKYKLLWEKDYQEKIWKAYDSIPFWKFRSFEFRYVQMIYKKFLRQMSKVNIKNLLLRDDLNIV is encoded by the coding sequence ATGAATAAAACCGAAAAAATTCAAATTATCTTACCAGACTTAAAAATCTATCAGCAGAATTTGATCAATGATCAAACCCCTTTTCCTCTCAAAACTGTACCTTTTTCTACTAATGGTTTACTTACAGAGTTACCACTTCCACCAAAAGGGAAATCTGGATGGCCTTGGACTATTGAAACTCAACCTATAAAACATCCTCTAAATAGTATAGATTTTCCTAAAATTTCAATTGTTACACCTACTTATAACCAAGGAGATTTTATTGAAGAGACTATTCGCTCTGTATTATTACAAAATTATCCAAATTTAGAGTATATTATTTTTGATGGTGGCTCTACCGATCAGACACAAGAAATATTAGAAAAATATAGTCCTTGGATTAGCTTCTGCCAAAGTAAAAATGATAGAGGACAGGGACATGCTATTAATCTAGGTTTTAGTATTGCTAGCGGCAATTATTATAGTTGGATAAATAGTGATGATTTTTATTTGCCTAACTGCTTTGAAAAAGTTTCCAATCATTTCGCCAAAACAAAAAAAGATTTCATTTATGGTGATTCTTTAATACTGTATGAAAATGAGAAGGTACTTAAATATGCACAAAGTTTTCTAGTCCTTGAGCGTTATTTACGTTTTGGTGGTATTATCCCTTCTCACGCTGCATTTTGGAGCAGTAGTATTCACCAACCAATTTGGGAAGAACTAAATTGTGCTCTAGATGCTGAACTTTGGCTTAGATTAGTGCCTAAACATTCCATAGGTCATCTACAATCGCCTTTAGCAGTTGCCAGAATCCAACCAGAAGCAAAAAGTTTTAATGATAAATATAAGCTGCTTTGGGAAAAAGACTATCAAGAAAAAATTTGGAAAGCTTATGACTCCATACCGTTTTGGAAATTTCGGAGTTTTGAGTTTAGATATGTGCAAATGATTTACAAAAAATTCCTCAGGCAGATGTCAAAAGTCAATATTAAAAATTTATTACTTAGAGATGATTTAAATATAGTTTAA
- a CDS encoding FkbM family methyltransferase, which translates to MLLKKNIKKLVYGSLPGFSGSFPYFGTKVYFPKDSYIFELACDQGIYEAANLKLMLAQVKPNSVYFDIGANIGLMSIPVLHQYSSCKVVSVEPSPNSLPFLTLTAQNSQYKDRWTVIAKAMGDRVGEISFSAAASIKMGAFDSIQDANTKRVVETNRITVPMTTLDTEWESMGKPAVSLIKIDVEGAEFQVLQGGINCIKHEQPGILLEWNAQHLKAYDCEPEKLLHIADFLGYRHVLALPSLLSVNHSSILKLCMVQTESFLLLPES; encoded by the coding sequence ATGTTACTGAAGAAAAATATTAAAAAATTGGTTTATGGTAGTCTTCCTGGCTTTTCTGGATCATTTCCATATTTTGGTACAAAAGTTTATTTCCCAAAAGACTCATATATATTTGAACTAGCTTGCGATCAAGGTATATACGAAGCTGCCAACCTCAAACTGATGCTAGCTCAGGTAAAGCCCAATAGTGTGTATTTTGATATTGGGGCGAATATAGGATTGATGTCAATTCCTGTCCTTCATCAATACTCTTCTTGCAAAGTAGTATCGGTAGAACCATCTCCTAATTCATTACCATTTTTAACTCTTACTGCTCAGAATAGCCAATATAAAGATAGATGGACTGTAATTGCTAAAGCTATGGGAGATAGGGTTGGTGAAATAAGCTTTTCTGCAGCAGCTTCAATAAAAATGGGAGCATTTGATAGTATCCAAGATGCTAATACTAAACGAGTAGTAGAAACAAATAGAATCACTGTTCCCATGACAACCCTGGATACAGAATGGGAGAGTATGGGTAAACCTGCTGTTTCACTAATTAAAATTGATGTTGAAGGTGCTGAGTTTCAAGTCTTGCAAGGTGGTATTAATTGTATTAAGCATGAACAACCCGGCATTTTACTAGAATGGAATGCACAACATCTTAAGGCATACGATTGTGAACCAGAAAAACTCTTACATATTGCAGATTTTTTAGGATATAGACATGTCTTAGCGCTTCCATCTCTACTATCTGTGAATCACTCAAGTATTCTCAAATTATGTATGGTGCAAACAGAAAGCTTTTTATTATTACCGGAATCATGA
- a CDS encoding FkbM family methyltransferase — MSILNYNSWSIKSKIRAYFAHRLGIPEIPVALQRLSLLEFQPNQIFDVGAHQGDFAQCCLKIWPQVKISCFEALEHRVVQLQKMATVNSAIQVFPGLLGAEELDKVALNESETASSILVENIPQNFPISFHQMRTVDQIVQNYFGGCGPDLLKLDVQGYELEVLKGAEKSLPTIKAILAEVNLLDIHENVPLFAEIIAWLNERDWVAYDICSFIRRPLDKALWQVDMIFVPRNSPLRNDKRWIA; from the coding sequence ATGTCTATATTAAATTATAATTCCTGGTCTATTAAGTCTAAGATACGTGCATATTTTGCTCACAGGTTAGGAATACCGGAAATCCCTGTGGCACTACAACGTTTATCCCTTCTTGAATTTCAACCGAATCAAATTTTTGATGTTGGTGCTCATCAAGGTGACTTTGCTCAATGTTGTCTTAAAATCTGGCCTCAAGTAAAAATTAGCTGCTTTGAAGCGTTGGAGCACAGAGTTGTTCAGCTTCAAAAGATGGCTACAGTCAATTCAGCTATACAAGTATTTCCAGGTTTACTAGGAGCGGAAGAACTTGATAAAGTAGCACTGAATGAGTCTGAAACAGCATCTTCTATTTTAGTTGAAAATATTCCTCAAAATTTCCCTATATCTTTTCATCAAATGCGAACTGTAGATCAAATAGTTCAGAATTATTTTGGTGGTTGTGGGCCAGATTTACTCAAATTGGATGTTCAAGGATATGAATTAGAAGTACTTAAGGGTGCTGAAAAATCTTTACCAACGATTAAAGCAATACTAGCAGAAGTCAATTTACTAGATATACATGAGAATGTGCCACTATTTGCAGAGATAATTGCATGGCTAAATGAGCGTGATTGGGTGGCTTATGACATCTGTAGTTTTATCCGTCGTCCTTTGGATAAAGCTCTTTGGCAAGTAGATATGATATTCGTTCCACGTAATAGCCCACTCCGAAATGACAAACGTTGGATAGCGTGA
- a CDS encoding glycosyltransferase family 2 protein encodes MKPLVSIIIPCYNATPWLAETLKSTLVQTWKNIEIIIVDDGSKDNSLSVAKSFESSQVKVISQLNQGASVARNAALKEAQGDFIQYLDADDLLAPDKIELQLNILNFDYNSHHVASAEWARFYKNSSEALFIPQALWRDMSPVEWLVCAWENNLMMHPAAWLVPRCIANHVGAWNEQLSLNDDGEYFCRILLASQGVKFCLGAKSYYRSGNSTSLSSLKSRFAWESAFAALELSTNNLLAHENSQRTRHTCAIVFQRFIYEIYPEVPDLEQKSENKVHEFGCCKLKPIGGPIFQILSLFLGWKQAKKIQSFAYKYGYKKAALGWKLFKFLERSLFNLNSGTVKFFPFDR; translated from the coding sequence ATGAAACCTTTAGTTTCTATAATTATTCCATGTTATAATGCTACCCCTTGGTTGGCAGAAACTTTAAAATCCACTTTAGTGCAAACTTGGAAAAATATTGAAATTATTATAGTAGACGATGGCTCAAAAGATAACAGCCTATCCGTTGCAAAAAGCTTTGAATCTTCTCAGGTTAAAGTCATTAGTCAACTTAACCAAGGAGCTAGCGTTGCTAGGAATGCTGCATTAAAGGAAGCACAAGGAGACTTCATTCAATATCTAGATGCTGACGATTTATTAGCACCAGATAAGATAGAACTTCAACTAAACATTTTAAATTTTGATTACAACTCTCATCATGTTGCATCAGCAGAATGGGCCAGATTTTATAAAAATTCCTCGGAAGCTTTATTTATACCCCAAGCTCTGTGGAGAGATATGTCACCTGTGGAGTGGCTTGTTTGCGCCTGGGAAAATAACTTGATGATGCATCCTGCTGCTTGGTTAGTTCCACGCTGTATTGCAAATCATGTTGGTGCTTGGAATGAACAACTCTCTTTAAATGATGATGGTGAGTACTTCTGCCGTATTCTCCTTGCTAGTCAAGGAGTAAAATTTTGTTTGGGAGCTAAGTCATACTACAGATCTGGTAATTCTACTAGTCTTAGCAGTTTAAAATCACGCTTTGCTTGGGAATCTGCATTTGCGGCTTTGGAGCTTAGCACCAATAATCTATTAGCTCATGAAAATAGCCAACGTACACGCCATACTTGTGCAATAGTCTTCCAACGTTTTATTTACGAAATTTATCCAGAAGTACCAGACTTAGAGCAAAAATCAGAAAATAAGGTTCATGAATTTGGTTGTTGTAAATTAAAACCAATAGGTGGGCCAATCTTTCAGATACTTTCTTTATTTTTGGGCTGGAAGCAAGCAAAAAAGATACAGAGTTTTGCCTATAAATATGGATATAAAAAAGCTGCTTTAGGTTGGAAACTATTCAAGTTCTTAGAGAGAAGCCTCTTCAATTTGAATTCTGGCACAGTTAAATTTTTTCCATTCGATAGATAA
- a CDS encoding glycosyltransferase: MSKILILISGHLCTSPRPQKEAETLANTGHDVTVYGFWFDPELVKRDHLLMVNKKWRFEPIIDFQETQKLKNWTIRLQGRLARENFQRFKIFSPALLGYGAKAMLKAARKARADLTIVHSEAGLWVGNQLLNEGFRVGVDFEDWFSEDLLPEARVARPIDQLKFLESKLINECSYCLTTSKALAEAMAKAYQAPKPTVIYNVFPLSERSQIENQKRDRQNLKLPSLHWFSQTIGPGRGLENLFQCLPYLKIPVEIHLRGNYPQTYHPWLEALIPSGWGNQIFIHSSVSNHELVSRIAEHDIGLALETPYCFNKQFTASNKLCQYLQAGLAVITTDTAGQREIFSQYPEMGRLIPSDDPLALAQAIEELLQTPSTLQAAKDASLKAAKEKFCWEIEAKKLIQIAESVLN; the protein is encoded by the coding sequence ATGTCAAAAATTCTTATCTTAATCAGTGGTCATCTTTGTACATCTCCTCGTCCTCAAAAAGAAGCAGAGACACTAGCAAATACTGGGCATGATGTTACAGTGTATGGTTTCTGGTTTGACCCAGAGTTAGTAAAGCGCGATCACTTACTCATGGTCAATAAAAAATGGCGATTTGAACCCATTATCGACTTCCAAGAAACTCAAAAATTAAAAAACTGGACAATTCGGCTTCAAGGACGTTTAGCTAGAGAGAATTTTCAACGTTTTAAAATCTTTTCACCTGCACTGCTAGGCTACGGAGCAAAAGCAATGTTGAAAGCTGCTCGTAAAGCACGTGCAGATTTAACTATTGTTCATTCAGAAGCAGGGCTTTGGGTAGGTAACCAATTACTAAACGAAGGCTTTAGAGTAGGAGTAGATTTTGAAGATTGGTTTTCTGAAGACCTTTTACCAGAAGCTCGTGTTGCTCGACCAATTGACCAACTTAAGTTTCTAGAAAGCAAGCTGATAAATGAGTGTAGCTATTGTCTGACAACCTCCAAGGCTTTAGCTGAAGCTATGGCAAAAGCTTATCAAGCTCCTAAACCAACTGTTATTTATAATGTCTTCCCTTTGTCTGAGCGATCGCAGATTGAAAATCAAAAACGCGATCGACAGAATTTAAAGCTACCATCTTTACATTGGTTTTCCCAAACTATTGGGCCGGGACGGGGGCTAGAAAATCTCTTCCAATGTCTGCCTTATTTGAAGATACCAGTAGAAATCCATCTACGAGGTAACTATCCTCAAACTTACCATCCTTGGCTAGAAGCATTGATACCTTCTGGTTGGGGTAATCAAATATTTATCCATTCCTCAGTTTCTAATCATGAGTTGGTGTCCCGCATTGCTGAACATGATATTGGTTTAGCGCTGGAAACACCCTACTGTTTTAATAAACAATTTACTGCAAGTAACAAACTATGCCAGTATTTACAAGCTGGTTTAGCAGTAATTACGACTGATACTGCTGGACAAAGAGAAATTTTCTCTCAATATCCAGAAATGGGTCGATTGATTCCTAGCGATGATCCTTTAGCCTTAGCCCAAGCAATAGAAGAATTACTTCAAACACCTAGCACTTTGCAAGCTGCAAAAGATGCATCACTAAAAGCAGCTAAGGAAAAATTCTGTTGGGAAATTGAAGCTAAAAAACTCATTCAAATAGCTGAGTCTGTGCTGAATTAA